The following are encoded in a window of Vidua macroura isolate BioBank_ID:100142 chromosome 26, ASM2450914v1, whole genome shotgun sequence genomic DNA:
- the F2RL3 gene encoding proteinase-activated receptor 4, whose protein sequence is MGTLGSRQLLLCCALWGLCLASDYDDYSQNSTSEQASTPEVTPCPRAIPGDQATVNNVTYLLIPEATRAQLGSAVTVRLIPCLYSLVLLLGLPANALALWVLATRAERLASTVFLMNLAAADLLLVSVLPFKISYYFLGNHWPFGEGLCRLTTALFYGNMYCSVLLLTCISVDRYLAVAHPFSSRAFRTPSLAAGTCAAVWLCAAALTLPLTLQRQSYPLLGAGLTLCHDVLPRHEDDGFYFYYFVVLISCAFLLPLLLLALSSGAVLRVLLRGGGRYCHAAKLTALVLISLVVFYAPSNVLLLLHYSSPCSRLHGRLYLSYMVSLALSTFNSCADPFIYYYVSEDFREKVRRRVFRGSKKTTTSLKTSKETLPRSKHSLV, encoded by the coding sequence ATTACTCTCAGAACAGCACCAGCGAGCAGGCCAGCACACCAGAGGTCACCCCATGTCCCCGAGCCATCCCGGGGGACCAGGCCACGGTCAACAACGTCACCTACCTGCTGATCCCCGAGGCCACCCGCGCCCAGCTGGGCAGCGCCGTCACCGTGCGGCTCATCCCCTGCCTCTACAGCCTGGtgctcctgctggggctgccggCCAACGCGCTGGCCCTCTGGGTGCTGGCCACCAGGGCCGAGCGCCTGGCCTCCACCGTGTTCCTGATGAACCTGGCCGCCGCCGACCTGCTGCTGGTCTCCGTGCTGCCCTTCAAGATCTCCTACTATTTCCTGGGCAACCACTGGCCCTTCGGGGAAGGGCTGTGCCGCCTCACCACGGCTCTCTTCTACGGCAACATGTATTGCTccgtgctgctgctcacctgcaTCAGCGTGGACCGCTACCTGGCCGTGGCTCACCCCTTCTCCTCCCGCGCTTTCCGCACCCCCAGCTTGGCCGCCGGCACCTGTGCCGCGGTCTGGCTCTGTGCCGCTGCCCTGACACTGCCCCTGACCCTGCAGCGGCAGTCCTACCCCCTGCTCGGGGCAGGCCTCACGCTGTGCCACGATGTCCTGCCCCGGCACGAGGACGACGGCTTCTACTTTTATTATTTCGTGGTGCTGATCTCCTGCGCCTtcctgctgccgctgctgctgctggcgctgAGCTCGGGCGCGGTGCTGCGCGTCCTCCTGCGCGGGGGCGGCCGCTACTGCCACGCCGCCAAGCTCACGGCCCTCGTGCTCATCTCTCTCGTGGTTTTCTACGCCCCCAGCAACgttctcctgctccttcactactccagcccctgctccaggctgcacGGCCGGCTGTACCTCAGCTACATGGTCAGCCTGGCCCTCAGCACCTTCAACAGCTGCGCTGACCCCTTCATCTACTACTACGTGTCGGAGGATTTCCGGGAGAAGGTGAGGAGGAGAGTCTTCAGGGGCAGCAAAAAAACCACCACTTCCCTGAAGACCTCCAAGGAAACACTGCCCCGCTCCAAGCACTCGCTGGTGTga